One genomic region from Halobacteriovorax sp. HLS encodes:
- a CDS encoding helix-turn-helix domain-containing protein: MMYSEIKPSFQLQNIIDCYWEFTDINFNISSSTKVIPDNRADFLFIKKSQSLSLCGSMTDYIVSSKKEIFGIRFRPEFLFGLIKIPLSEFTDKIIDADLLYKDSTALKSIMASSTNLKSLTIGLDKYFLNRVQDIKMNELVYETARLIEKGSKLKEIKLKIGISNQHLGRLFHKHIGLSPKKFEKIARFQRMKNSLNVADNNFSDLAVKFGYYDQSHLINECNEITGSTPYQFFY; encoded by the coding sequence ATGATGTACAGTGAGATAAAGCCAAGTTTTCAATTACAAAATATTATTGATTGTTATTGGGAGTTTACTGATATTAACTTCAATATAAGTTCTTCAACTAAAGTTATTCCTGATAATAGGGCAGATTTTCTTTTTATCAAAAAATCTCAAAGTTTAAGCCTGTGCGGTTCAATGACAGATTATATTGTTTCATCAAAAAAGGAAATATTTGGTATTAGATTTCGGCCAGAGTTTTTATTTGGATTAATTAAAATACCTTTGTCTGAATTTACAGATAAAATTATAGATGCTGACCTTCTATATAAAGATAGTACAGCCCTTAAATCTATAATGGCTAGCTCGACTAATTTAAAGTCTTTGACCATAGGTTTAGATAAATATTTTTTAAATAGAGTTCAAGATATTAAAATGAACGAACTCGTCTATGAAACGGCAAGGCTGATCGAAAAAGGATCAAAACTAAAAGAGATAAAGCTAAAAATAGGTATCTCAAACCAGCATTTAGGTCGATTATTTCACAAGCATATTGGGCTTTCTCCCAAAAAATTTGAAAAGATAGCAAGATTTCAAAGAATGAAGAATTCTTTAAATGTTGCTGACAATAACTTTTCTGATTTAGCGGTTAAGTTTGGCTATTATGACCAATCACACCTAATAAATGAGTGTAATGAAATTACAGGCAGCACGCCCTATCAGTTTTTTTATTAA
- a CDS encoding DUF1801 domain-containing protein, translated as MKKIPNFYDDYPRDVLKKLKEIRKIILEVASKDKHIGPLEEVLRWGQPTFLTSETKSGSMIRIDRYKRQNDKVALFFHCQTKLVKIFRLKFGNNLNFDGNRAIILDIKGTFPVQEIKECIGLALRYNLIKDDFDDI; from the coding sequence ATGAAGAAGATACCTAATTTTTATGATGATTACCCACGAGATGTTTTAAAGAAACTAAAAGAAATTAGAAAGATAATTTTAGAAGTAGCATCCAAAGATAAGCACATTGGCCCTCTTGAAGAAGTTCTTCGTTGGGGGCAGCCAACGTTCTTAACATCTGAAACAAAATCAGGTTCAATGATTAGAATTGACAGGTATAAGAGACAAAATGACAAGGTTGCCCTCTTTTTTCATTGCCAAACTAAATTAGTTAAAATATTTCGATTGAAGTTTGGTAATAATTTAAATTTTGATGGAAATAGAGCAATCATTTTAGATATTAAGGGTACTTTTCCTGTACAGGAAATTAAAGAGTGCATTGGATTGGCCCTTCGATATAATCTTATAAAAGATGATTTTGATGATATTTAG
- a CDS encoding VOC family protein encodes MKLSYSILYVEDIQRTIRFYQEAFGLKHKFTHESGDYAEMDTGETTLAFCSHGLADMILKMPYKKASQDEAPLGSQITFAPDNVKEAYKKAIDSGAKSISKPEVKPWNFEVAVLRDFDGHIVELAKNLNQ; translated from the coding sequence ATGAAGCTTTCATATTCAATTTTGTACGTTGAAGACATTCAAAGAACTATCAGGTTTTATCAAGAGGCCTTTGGTCTAAAACACAAATTCACCCATGAGAGTGGTGATTATGCTGAAATGGACACAGGAGAAACCACACTGGCATTTTGTAGTCATGGATTAGCAGACATGATTTTAAAGATGCCCTATAAAAAGGCTTCTCAAGATGAGGCTCCATTAGGATCTCAAATTACTTTTGCCCCTGATAATGTTAAAGAGGCCTATAAGAAGGCTATTGATAGTGGAGCAAAATCCATTAGTAAGCCTGAAGTGAAGCCATGGAACTTTGAAGTTGCTGTTCTTAGAGACTTTGATGGGCATATTGTAGAGTTAGCCAAGAACTTAAATCAATGA
- a CDS encoding methyl-accepting chemotaxis protein, whose protein sequence is MKSKSQIFRIYFLTCVALLPIFILSGYFIYQARENSINEKVKNINSMAKSKQITLENHLGNYIKSLKSITKNKLLLSSVKSKKFDNGAYDLIKKFQEEMWGVSHHIFIADTKGHIILSPHHKDNVKSSHLNHSIKESKFFNGALEKTTVTDFYGFEETTHYHQLVMIPIISEGKTLGVLISEITIKYFIDLLKKDFELGETGDIYLSTLDYKKVVHLKKDEILDVKSNLLSKAFSDGGSYGENKSFGRSVLGAYIKSKKYPWLLAVEITKEEVIAPINKTAKVFAIAYSIFVCFFLVVLKYIVNLLKKPIQEVINEIEEISKNSSRNSKNMNSKTSGLLDGSMQLAEALVENQGQLERVVDGIKQDSLLISKSAKRSEETKETASNGRQVVDEMTNNISQSSKESENVQLQVDEVLSEITKIVESIRLIQEKTKLINDIVFQTKLLSFNASVEAARAGEHGKGFAVVAEEVGNLAAMSGSASIEIHEMIEDSVSQVEKIVHSSSKNLKNAIDNSVEKISLTKKSIDSCRKLFLEIFTNINDVHENIENISKSSEQKVVAIDEVNGRFITLRDVSEKSSLVANEIGEITSKLEEDSDKLEKVSSELSKKF, encoded by the coding sequence ATGAAATCGAAATCACAAATTTTTAGAATTTATTTTCTTACATGTGTTGCTCTTCTTCCTATCTTCATTTTGAGTGGGTATTTTATATATCAAGCAAGAGAAAATTCAATAAATGAGAAAGTTAAAAATATTAATTCAATGGCAAAGTCTAAGCAAATTACACTAGAGAATCACCTAGGAAACTATATTAAATCTCTTAAATCAATAACAAAAAATAAATTGCTTTTAAGTTCGGTTAAATCAAAAAAATTTGATAATGGAGCCTATGATTTAATTAAAAAATTTCAAGAAGAAATGTGGGGAGTTTCGCATCATATATTTATTGCTGACACAAAGGGGCATATTATATTGAGCCCACATCATAAAGATAATGTCAAAAGTAGTCATTTAAATCACAGTATAAAGGAATCAAAGTTTTTCAATGGGGCACTTGAAAAAACTACTGTTACAGATTTTTATGGTTTTGAAGAAACGACTCATTATCATCAATTAGTAATGATACCAATAATTTCTGAAGGGAAAACGCTCGGAGTATTAATTTCAGAAATTACAATTAAATACTTTATAGATTTGCTTAAGAAAGATTTTGAGCTTGGTGAAACTGGAGACATATACTTAAGTACCTTAGATTATAAGAAAGTAGTACATTTAAAGAAAGATGAAATCCTAGATGTAAAATCTAACCTTTTGAGTAAAGCTTTTAGTGATGGTGGTAGTTATGGTGAGAATAAATCATTCGGTAGATCTGTTCTTGGTGCTTATATAAAAAGTAAGAAATACCCTTGGCTTCTGGCTGTAGAGATTACCAAAGAAGAAGTAATCGCTCCAATAAATAAAACAGCAAAAGTTTTTGCAATTGCATATAGTATATTTGTTTGCTTCTTTTTAGTAGTTTTAAAATACATTGTTAACCTTTTGAAGAAACCAATTCAGGAAGTAATTAATGAAATTGAAGAAATTTCAAAAAACTCCTCGAGAAACTCAAAAAATATGAATAGTAAAACAAGTGGTTTGTTAGATGGGTCAATGCAATTAGCAGAAGCATTGGTAGAAAATCAAGGGCAATTAGAAAGAGTTGTTGACGGGATTAAACAAGATTCTTTGCTTATCTCTAAATCAGCAAAACGAAGTGAAGAGACTAAGGAAACAGCTAGTAATGGTCGTCAGGTTGTTGATGAGATGACTAATAACATATCGCAAAGTTCTAAAGAAAGTGAGAATGTTCAATTACAAGTAGATGAAGTATTATCTGAAATTACTAAAATTGTTGAATCAATAAGACTTATACAAGAAAAAACAAAATTAATTAATGATATTGTCTTTCAAACAAAACTTCTCTCTTTTAACGCTTCTGTTGAAGCGGCAAGGGCAGGAGAACATGGAAAAGGATTTGCTGTAGTTGCCGAAGAAGTTGGTAACCTTGCAGCAATGTCAGGTAGTGCCTCAATTGAAATACATGAAATGATTGAAGATAGTGTTTCTCAGGTTGAAAAGATAGTTCACTCAAGTAGTAAAAATCTAAAAAATGCAATAGACAATTCAGTTGAAAAGATTTCTCTAACAAAGAAAAGTATTGATAGTTGTAGGAAGCTATTTCTTGAAATATTCACAAATATTAATGATGTGCATGAAAATATTGAAAATATCTCTAAGAGTTCAGAACAAAAAGTTGTTGCTATCGATGAAGTTAATGGGAGATTTATTACTTTGAGAGATGTCTCTGAAAAATCATCTTTAGTTGCAAATGAAATTGGTGAAATTACCTCTAAGTTAGAGGAGGATTCGGATAAGTTAGAGAAAGTTTCAAGTGAACTCAGCAAGAAATTTTAA
- a CDS encoding DNA alkylation repair protein: MKKELREQKNLKTAEHSSRFFKTGKGEYGYGDKFLGVRVPIIRKIAKVNTSLCITETKKLIRSKYHEERLLGLIIIVNKYKKSKNECGQESLYQLYITHFKYINNWDLVDVTCPHIIGKHLMNKDRAILYEWAKSDNLWTKRIAMITNWWFVRNGDLSDVFKISKILLSDEHDLIHKAVGWMLREAGKKEINKLESFLKSHYIKMPRTMLRYAIEKFPEKKRQRYLKGEI; this comes from the coding sequence ATAAAAAAAGAATTACGAGAACAAAAGAATCTCAAAACTGCTGAGCATAGTAGCCGTTTTTTCAAAACAGGTAAGGGGGAATATGGTTATGGCGATAAGTTTTTAGGTGTCAGAGTTCCTATCATTAGAAAAATAGCTAAAGTAAATACTTCTCTATGCATTACAGAGACAAAGAAATTAATCCGCTCAAAATATCATGAAGAAAGACTACTCGGCCTGATCATTATTGTGAATAAATACAAAAAATCAAAGAACGAATGCGGACAAGAGTCTTTGTATCAATTATACATTACTCATTTTAAATATATTAATAATTGGGATCTAGTAGATGTGACTTGTCCTCATATTATTGGAAAGCATTTGATGAATAAAGATAGGGCCATTCTATATGAATGGGCCAAGTCAGATAATCTCTGGACGAAGAGAATTGCCATGATTACTAATTGGTGGTTTGTAAGAAATGGTGATCTTTCTGACGTTTTTAAAATTTCAAAGATTCTTTTAAGTGATGAACATGATTTAATACATAAGGCCGTTGGATGGATGCTTCGTGAAGCAGGGAAAAAAGAAATTAATAAGTTGGAAAGTTTTCTCAAATCTCATTATATAAAGATGCCTAGGACGATGCTTCGTTATGCAATAGAAAAATTTCCAGAGAAGAAAAGACAAAGATATCTTAAGGGGGAAATTTGA
- a CDS encoding helix-turn-helix transcriptional regulator, producing MKKIKKKKYRRSDDKIITKEAGVLKHLRESRKLSVRKVGKIIDKSDTWVSHAENGRSDLDPKKILLLLNVYGYSYESFMDLVNGNRAMPSNTYAECIEILKRLDKEKLKTVKSILESF from the coding sequence ATGAAAAAAATTAAAAAGAAGAAGTACAGAAGAAGTGATGACAAGATCATTACAAAAGAAGCAGGAGTCCTAAAACATTTAAGGGAGTCTAGAAAATTATCAGTTAGGAAGGTCGGAAAAATAATAGATAAGTCTGATACGTGGGTAAGTCACGCAGAGAATGGAAGAAGTGACCTTGATCCTAAAAAGATCCTTCTTCTCTTAAATGTTTATGGGTATAGCTATGAATCTTTTATGGATCTAGTAAATGGAAATAGAGCCATGCCTAGTAATACTTATGCTGAGTGCATAGAGATTTTAAAGAGGCTTGATAAGGAAAAATTGAAGACTGTTAAGAGCATTTTGGAAAGTTTCTAG
- a CDS encoding VirB4 family type IV secretion system protein codes for MSNYKFPIADCIQNELVSMDGDRSFFYELRGVDLEQLDEIELSNLFSLIEKRLNNLKEEQWIKFYQLNGKCYLNTSLLNSCLGLEVLPVTDPLHTFFEGKDIYSDIGIYDDYLLFNGKYRRVISVKSFPEEEIDEYFLPKDINYCISFRKKQNSKALKELDKIRSAHSTGLSKNKRDFESEGAYSQAENLISDLTSGNESLFDMELYFLPMALSLEELNSNTQVLLEDLTTKGVIPFVEGHSIKGLKSGLFQIYKEIIVGVKPSFKYRGIPNKTGHLKYLLPIHKSGLMNEGIEFLDITDNDIFLNPFSKKFKSRNMLVTGATGGGKSVLVNKMVHALAPNHPVVILDKGGSFKKLCLYHSGYNLESGINPMDFKCPYYLREFVLSVVDKEKFRKLEKGLLLKEIKLFLENDNRSFFELIGHLETNFKGLSLYFEDIKDFITESTKETNKFLYVDIENFPKTQIAPLIIYILEYFKNIDQGQKVLVFDECWSFLKDHGDYIDECFRTFRKSGAFPIAISQGLGDFSSLSSDLYSSITNNSFFKVFFPQEYIEDKDISEFDNSRISSLQYEKGQYSECYLKTQDGKIKKILRIFLSPLELELFHTEYGRSQNLFKFFEDHKNYFSTNREIINAFVRLHHESA; via the coding sequence ATGAGTAATTATAAGTTTCCAATTGCTGACTGTATCCAGAATGAACTTGTGTCCATGGATGGGGATAGGTCATTTTTCTATGAATTAAGAGGCGTTGATCTTGAGCAACTTGACGAAATTGAATTAAGTAATCTTTTTTCGTTAATAGAGAAAAGACTTAATAATCTTAAAGAAGAGCAGTGGATTAAATTCTATCAATTAAACGGTAAATGCTACTTAAATACATCTTTATTGAATAGTTGTTTAGGACTTGAAGTTCTCCCAGTTACTGATCCTTTACATACTTTCTTTGAGGGGAAGGATATCTATTCTGATATTGGTATTTACGATGATTATCTTCTGTTTAATGGGAAATATAGAAGGGTGATAAGTGTAAAGTCATTTCCAGAAGAGGAGATTGATGAATACTTTCTTCCTAAGGATATCAACTACTGTATTTCTTTTAGAAAGAAACAAAATTCTAAGGCGCTTAAAGAATTGGATAAGATTAGGTCTGCTCATAGTACTGGACTCTCTAAAAATAAAAGAGACTTTGAAAGTGAAGGCGCATACTCACAAGCCGAAAACCTTATTTCTGATTTAACTAGTGGAAATGAATCCTTGTTTGATATGGAACTATATTTTTTACCAATGGCACTATCTTTGGAGGAACTAAATAGTAATACTCAAGTCTTATTAGAAGATCTAACAACAAAAGGAGTAATACCTTTTGTTGAAGGTCATTCTATAAAAGGACTCAAAAGTGGTTTGTTTCAAATCTATAAAGAGATCATTGTAGGGGTTAAGCCAAGTTTTAAATATAGAGGTATCCCAAATAAAACGGGACATTTAAAATACCTATTACCAATTCATAAGTCTGGTTTGATGAATGAAGGGATAGAGTTTTTAGATATTACTGATAATGATATATTCTTAAATCCATTCTCTAAGAAATTTAAAAGTAGAAATATGCTTGTTACTGGTGCGACTGGTGGAGGGAAGTCGGTTCTTGTAAATAAAATGGTTCACGCACTTGCACCGAATCACCCTGTGGTAATTCTTGATAAGGGAGGCTCTTTCAAAAAGCTTTGTCTCTATCACAGTGGTTATAACTTAGAGTCTGGCATCAATCCTATGGACTTTAAGTGTCCATATTACTTAAGAGAGTTTGTTTTATCAGTAGTTGATAAAGAAAAGTTTAGGAAACTAGAAAAAGGACTACTTCTAAAAGAAATAAAACTTTTTCTTGAAAATGACAATAGATCCTTCTTTGAACTGATAGGTCACCTTGAAACTAACTTTAAGGGTTTATCTTTATACTTTGAGGATATAAAAGACTTCATTACTGAATCAACTAAGGAAACGAACAAGTTTCTCTATGTTGATATTGAGAACTTTCCAAAGACACAAATTGCGCCATTAATAATCTATATCCTTGAGTATTTTAAAAATATTGATCAAGGTCAGAAGGTACTTGTTTTTGATGAATGTTGGAGCTTTCTAAAAGATCATGGAGATTATATTGATGAATGCTTTAGGACGTTTAGAAAGTCAGGAGCATTTCCAATTGCAATATCTCAAGGTCTTGGTGATTTTTCTTCGTTAAGTTCTGATCTCTATTCATCTATTACAAACAATTCCTTTTTTAAGGTCTTCTTTCCACAGGAATATATTGAAGACAAGGATATATCAGAATTTGATAACTCTAGGATTTCATCACTTCAATATGAGAAGGGCCAATATTCAGAGTGCTATCTTAAGACCCAAGATGGAAAGATTAAAAAGATTCTACGGATATTCCTGTCACCCCTAGAGCTAGAGTTATTTCATACTGAGTATGGGCGAAGTCAGAACCTTTTTAAGTTCTTTGAAGATCATAAGAATTATTTTTCTACTAATAGAGAAATAATCAATGCATTTGTGAGGTTACATCATGAAAGCGCATAG
- a CDS encoding DUF1801 domain-containing protein: MKSFIKELFPKIEEEKKYGGVLYKAKSGDTFCGIFSYKNHVSLEFSFGSQLKDTKKLLLGSGKYRRHLKFKCENDISFPILKSYLNEARKQNLV; the protein is encoded by the coding sequence TTGAAATCTTTTATAAAAGAGCTTTTTCCAAAAATTGAAGAAGAAAAAAAATATGGTGGAGTTTTATATAAGGCAAAAAGTGGTGACACTTTTTGTGGTATTTTCTCTTATAAGAATCATGTGAGTTTAGAATTTTCTTTTGGAAGTCAGTTAAAGGACACTAAGAAACTTCTTTTAGGCTCTGGTAAGTATAGAAGACACTTAAAATTTAAGTGCGAGAATGATATTTCCTTTCCCATACTAAAAAGCTATTTGAATGAAGCTAGAAAGCAGAATTTGGTTTGA
- a CDS encoding methyl-accepting chemotaxis protein, with the protein MDNKNNAEELLALMESENEKLKLGLMTIQSNLSESVNFNSETELIYKEVFDQFSELVSSSHKILGNSNTLRENLKETMNSANEMIDNVQEISNFLKGIQGVASQTNLLALNATIEAARAGEVGKGFAVVANEVKELSKQTTGLVQDVENSLDKINLSSNKVEQTMNRALQQSSENNIVLEKFNTDVVSTRENNNIAIQNVRKNSDRAFVILAKLDHVIWKINTYLSILKKKSVFQFVDHHNCRLGKWYYEGEGLNNFSQVRSYGDLEAPHSIVHNGTKSILEALEDGEYDLEKFVKAIEVMESGSEGVFDFLDLILEEKS; encoded by the coding sequence ATGGATAATAAGAATAATGCTGAAGAATTACTGGCTCTAATGGAGTCGGAAAATGAAAAACTTAAGTTAGGCTTGATGACAATTCAATCAAACCTATCTGAATCCGTGAACTTTAATTCTGAAACGGAATTAATATATAAAGAGGTTTTTGATCAATTTTCAGAATTAGTTTCAAGCTCTCATAAAATCTTAGGAAATAGTAATACTCTTAGGGAAAATTTAAAAGAAACAATGAATAGCGCAAATGAAATGATTGATAATGTTCAAGAAATTTCAAATTTCTTAAAAGGTATTCAGGGTGTTGCTAGTCAAACAAATCTTCTCGCTCTCAATGCAACGATCGAAGCTGCTCGTGCCGGAGAAGTAGGCAAGGGGTTTGCTGTTGTGGCAAACGAGGTTAAGGAACTATCTAAACAAACAACAGGGCTTGTGCAAGATGTTGAAAACTCTTTAGATAAAATTAATTTAAGCTCAAACAAAGTTGAGCAAACAATGAATCGAGCTTTGCAGCAGAGTTCAGAAAATAATATTGTTCTTGAGAAGTTTAATACAGACGTTGTTTCGACTAGAGAGAATAATAATATAGCTATTCAAAATGTTCGAAAAAATAGTGATAGAGCTTTCGTTATTCTTGCTAAACTCGATCATGTAATATGGAAGATTAATACATACCTATCAATCTTAAAGAAAAAGTCAGTTTTTCAATTCGTTGATCATCATAACTGCCGTTTGGGAAAATGGTATTATGAGGGGGAAGGCTTGAATAATTTTTCTCAGGTTAGGTCATATGGAGATTTGGAAGCGCCGCATTCAATTGTTCATAATGGAACGAAGTCTATTTTAGAGGCTCTTGAGGATGGTGAATATGACTTAGAGAAGTTTGTAAAAGCAATAGAGGTTATGGAGTCTGGAAGTGAAGGGGTTTTTGATTTTCTAGATTTGATATTAGAGGAGAAAAGTTGA
- a CDS encoding recombinase family protein, which produces MRKLYLEKDLSSYEIHKKTNWSRTSISDALRSLGIEKPNRKASVLSYGEKLIGSTRVVHKGEEKVIEKMLALLDEGQNFSQISKYLNSKNIPTKRGGSWHPSTVKEIIKRIQKRKV; this is translated from the coding sequence TTGCGGAAACTGTATCTAGAAAAAGACCTTTCGAGCTACGAAATTCATAAAAAAACTAATTGGTCACGAACTTCAATTAGTGATGCTCTTCGCTCGCTTGGGATTGAAAAACCAAACAGAAAAGCATCTGTCCTCTCTTATGGTGAAAAGCTCATAGGTTCTACGCGTGTAGTTCACAAAGGTGAAGAAAAGGTCATCGAGAAGATGCTGGCCTTACTGGATGAAGGACAAAACTTCTCTCAAATCTCAAAATATTTAAATAGTAAAAACATACCAACTAAACGTGGTGGGTCATGGCATCCGTCCACAGTTAAAGAAATCATTAAACGAATACAAAAAAGGAAGGTTTAA